From the Phoenix dactylifera cultivar Barhee BC4 chromosome 10, palm_55x_up_171113_PBpolish2nd_filt_p, whole genome shotgun sequence genome, one window contains:
- the LOC103708597 gene encoding pentatricopeptide repeat-containing protein At2g22410, mitochondrial-like produces the protein MPPPLLPRLPTSPLKARFLPRILLEFFSSSAKPEWNSNHKLIITHPVLSIMESCNSMAELKQIQAHMTRTGLLAHRFPASRVLAFCVLSDYGDLNHARLVFAQIPDPNTYIWNTMIRGYTKAQLPRSSLFLFCQMIRAHVVMDSRTLVFVLKACEQFSEVFLGEEIHCMIFKLGFDSDLLVQNGLTHFYVKNGLLESARKVFDELCQRDVVSWTTMIDGYSQKGLPDEALRLFYRMLLMSIQPNEVTMITVLSAISQLGHLRLGKLVHEYIRKSDLNVTINLMNALVDMYGKCDCVDSAREVFDSMGIKDVFSWTSMVNAYAKCGDLQLARKFFDSMPERNAVSWSSMIAAYAQSNHAKEALDLFHEMIAMRVKPIDATLVSVLSACAQSGCLDLGRWIYDHFINGKIIKLRMNLANAFIDMYAKCGDIKAAARLFNEMPERDIVSWNAMIMAYAVHGYGKEALILFEHLKSKGMVPDDITFVGVLSACSHAGLVVEGQRHFKDMKSIFGLEPKSVHYACQIDLLGKVGLLEDAYELARSTPMEPDEAGWGALLNACRMHGNVELGKYAGDKLLGLDPGDSGIYVLLSSMYATRNKWDDVKKVRRMMRDRGVKKTPGCSSIEVDGKFHEFFVADISHVRSKDIYLTLDNIYLQLRIEGYVPKS, from the coding sequence ATGCCACCTCCCCTCCTCCCACGCCTCCCCACCTCTCCACTCAAAGCCCGCTTTCTCCCCCGAATCCTCCTCgaattcttctcttcttcagcAAAACCGGAGTGGAATTCAAACCACAAGCTCATCATCACCCACCCGGTCTTATCCATCATGGAATCCTGTAATTCCATGGCTGAATTGAAACAAATCCAAGCCCACATGACCCGGACCGGGCTCCTTGCCCACCGCTTCCCCGCCAGCCGCGTCCTGGCCTTCTGCGTCCTCTCCGACTACGGCGACCTCAACCACGCCCGCCTAGTCTTCGCGCAAATCCCCGACCCCAATACCTATATCTGGAACACCATGATCAGGGGATACACAAAAGCACAACTTCCCCGTTCGAGCCTCTTCTTGTTCTGTCAAATGATCCGCGCACACGTCGTGATGGATAGCCGGACATTAGTTTTTGTACTCAAGGCTTGCGAGCAGTTCTCGGAAGTATTTTTGGGTGAGGAAATCCACTGCATGATTTTTAAGCTTGGGTTCGATTCGGATTTGCTAGTGCAGAATGGTTTGACGCACTTCTATGTGAAAAATGGGCTGTTGGAGTCTGCAAGGAAAGTGTTCGATGAACTGTGTCAACGAGATGTGGTTTCTTGGACGACGATGATTGATGGATACTCGCAGAAAGGCCTGCCTGATGAGGCACTGAGGCTCTTCTACCGAATGTTATTGATGAGTATCCAACCGAATGAGGTCACTATGATCACTGTGCTTTCAGCCATCTCTCAATTGGGTCATCTGAGATTGGGAAAATTGGTGCATGAGTACATACGGAAAAGCGACTTGAATGTCACGATTAATTTGATGAATGCATTGGTGGATATGTATGGGAAATGTGACTGTGTAGATTCTGCAAGGGAGGTTTTTGATAGCATGGGAATCAAGGACGTTTTCTCGTGGACTAGCATGGTCAATGCATATGCTAAATGCGGTGATTTACAACTCGCAAGGAAGTTTTTTGATAGTATGCCAGAAAGGAATGCTGTATCTTGGAGTAGTATGATTGCAGCATATGCCCAATCAAATCATGCTAAAGAAGCACTAGACTTGTTCCATGAGATGATTGCGATGCGTGTAAAACCTATAGATGCCACTCTAGTGAGTGTGCTTTCAGCATGTGCTCAATCCGGTTGCTTGGATCTTGGTAGATGGATATATGACCATTTCATTAATGGAAAAATAATCAAACTCCGCATGAATCTGGCAAATGCATTCATAGACATGTATGCCAAATGCGGAGATATTAAGGCCGCAGCTAGGTTGTTTAATGAGATGCCAGAGAGGGACATAGTATCTTGGAATGCTATGATCATGGCATATGCAGTTCATGGTTATGGCAAAGAGGCCCTAATCCTTTTTGAGCATTTGAAGAGTAAGGGGATGGTCCCTGATGATATCACGTTTGTAGGAGTTTTATCTGCATGTAGTCATGCTGGCTTAGTTGTGGAAGGCCAAAGGCATTTTAAAGACATGAAATCCATCTTCGGTCTTGAACCCAAGTCGGTACATTATGCATGCCAGATAGACCTGCTTGGTAAAGTTGGGCTCCTGGAAGATGCCTATGAGTTGGCAAGGAGCACGCCCATGGAACCAGATGAAGCAGGGTGGGGTGCTCTTCTTAATGCATGCCGCATGCATGGTAATGTAGAATTGGGAAAGTATGCAGGGGATAAATTATTAGGTTTGGATCCTGGAGATAGTGGTATCTATGTGCTCCTATCAAGTATGTATGCTACCAGAAACAAATGGGATGATGTGAAGAAggtgaggaggatgatgagagaCAGGGGAGTTAAGAAGACTCCTGGCTGCAGCTCAATAGAGGTGGATGGGAAGTTCCATGAGTTCTTTGTCGCAGACATATCACATGTTCGGTCAAAAGACATATATCTGACTTTGGATAACATATACTTGCAATTAAGGATAGAAGGCTATGTTCCAAAGTCTTGA